Proteins encoded by one window of Candidatus Omnitrophota bacterium:
- a CDS encoding lipid-binding SYLF domain-containing protein: MNRLSITVLVLACFVCVSVSPVQAGFGWDPRKQDKLAESCDRAIQTFKEKDPELKDFFDKAYGYAVFPTVGKAGIGIGGAHGSGLVYVNHTPVGRTSLTQLSIGWQLGGQAYSEIIFFKDKTSFDYFKNENFELGAQVSAVAVTMGASADADYSGGVAVFTMAKGGLMYEASVGGQKFTYRPLEM; this comes from the coding sequence ATGAATCGCTTGAGCATCACAGTGTTGGTTCTTGCCTGTTTTGTTTGTGTGTCCGTATCCCCGGTTCAGGCGGGTTTTGGATGGGATCCGCGCAAGCAGGATAAACTGGCGGAAAGTTGTGACCGGGCCATCCAAACCTTCAAAGAAAAGGATCCGGAGCTCAAGGACTTCTTTGATAAGGCCTATGGCTACGCGGTTTTTCCCACCGTGGGCAAGGCAGGAATCGGCATTGGCGGGGCCCATGGTTCCGGTTTGGTTTACGTAAATCATACGCCGGTGGGGCGGACTAGTCTGACTCAACTCAGTATTGGTTGGCAGCTGGGTGGCCAGGCCTACAGTGAAATCATTTTCTTCAAAGACAAGACTTCCTTCGATTATTTTAAGAACGAGAATTTTGAGTTGGGTGCCCAGGTTTCGGCTGTGGCGGTGACCATGGGAGCTTCCGCAGATGCCGATTACAGCGGCGGAGTGGCGGTTTTTACCATGGCCAAGGGGGGCTTGATGTACGAGGCTTCCGTGGGCGGCCAGAAATTTACCTACAGACCTCTGGAAATGTAG
- a CDS encoding glycoside hydrolase family 65 protein, with product MLRHKTVNPPRSVYPLEDWKIIETEYSPQWLAQNESIFSLGNGYLGMRGNFVEDSPTYLSGAFINGFYESYPIVYGEDAYGYARNGQTIVNVTDAKIIRLYVDDEPFELSRARILDYRRILDMKKGLLTRDVLWETPRGKQIQLSSVRMVSFEQKHLVAISYEVTVLNDAASVTISSEAVTEQKTRTGENDPRQAPVLGHRVLLAQARKVEKERIVLCYKTANSGLTLACAMDHQMDTNCYVKKKALADKDGGQVVYSVQAEAGIPIRLRKYVSYHTTATVSHREVAARAERTLDRAMDQGFDAILQEQEHSLQEFWNRSNVHVGSVDQAAQQCVNFNLFHILQATGKAEGTGVAAKGLTGEAYHGHYFWDTEVYVLPFWIYTNPRVARNLLLHRYQMLDKARVRAWQVNQKGALYPWRTINGEEASAYYASGTAQYHINADIMYAMKKYVDVTGDRDFLYEYGAEMLIETARLWVDLGFFSERRGGKFCVHGVTGPDEYNTVVDNNTFTNLMARENLRYAISALAELQEVKPGLYEKLISKTMLDHTEIANWEKAAGNMYIPYDDNLGIHPQDDNFLDKKPWDWDTPLEKYPLLLYHHPLVIYRHQVIKQADIVLAMFLLGNEFSWEQKKRNFDFYDPLTTGDSSLSVCIQSIMAFELGYRRQALDYFRYALLMDLSDVGGNVRDGCHIASMGGTWMALVYGFAGLRDYNGRIRFDPENPGGEEAGIKFPLRVRGQDLIVDIQKDQASYCLQKGAGLTIEHQGEVLDLIEGVPVCREIRPRGTSESVF from the coding sequence ATGCTTCGACACAAGACCGTTAATCCTCCCCGCAGTGTTTATCCCTTGGAGGACTGGAAGATCATCGAAACGGAGTATTCTCCCCAGTGGTTAGCTCAGAATGAGAGTATTTTTTCATTGGGAAACGGTTACTTGGGAATGAGAGGTAATTTTGTTGAGGACTCCCCGACCTATTTGAGCGGGGCCTTCATCAATGGGTTCTACGAATCCTATCCCATCGTTTATGGTGAAGATGCCTATGGTTATGCGCGTAATGGGCAGACTATCGTTAATGTTACGGATGCAAAGATCATCCGGCTTTATGTGGACGACGAACCCTTTGAGCTCAGCAGGGCCCGTATTCTCGACTACAGACGTATCCTTGATATGAAAAAGGGCCTGTTGACCAGAGACGTTCTTTGGGAGACACCTCGCGGCAAGCAGATTCAGTTGTCCTCTGTAAGGATGGTATCGTTTGAGCAGAAGCATCTTGTGGCGATCAGTTATGAGGTTACAGTGTTAAATGATGCGGCCTCGGTCACTATTTCCTCCGAAGCTGTCACAGAACAAAAGACCAGGACAGGGGAAAACGACCCCCGGCAGGCGCCGGTGCTTGGCCATCGAGTGCTCCTGGCTCAGGCGCGCAAAGTGGAAAAAGAGCGCATTGTGCTTTGCTACAAGACCGCAAATAGCGGTCTCACATTGGCCTGCGCTATGGATCACCAAATGGATACAAATTGCTATGTTAAGAAGAAGGCCTTGGCGGACAAGGACGGCGGCCAGGTCGTCTACTCTGTGCAGGCAGAGGCCGGGATCCCTATCCGCCTTCGAAAATATGTGAGTTACCACACCACGGCGACAGTGTCTCACCGGGAGGTCGCGGCCCGCGCAGAAAGAACGTTGGATCGGGCTATGGACCAGGGATTTGATGCCATTCTCCAGGAGCAGGAGCATTCGTTGCAGGAGTTCTGGAACAGGAGCAATGTCCACGTCGGGTCTGTGGACCAGGCCGCACAGCAGTGCGTGAACTTTAATCTGTTTCATATTCTCCAGGCGACAGGAAAAGCCGAAGGAACGGGAGTGGCGGCAAAGGGTCTGACGGGTGAGGCGTATCACGGCCACTATTTTTGGGATACTGAGGTTTACGTGCTTCCCTTTTGGATCTATACAAACCCTAGGGTGGCCAGGAACTTGCTGTTGCACCGGTATCAAATGCTGGACAAGGCGCGTGTCCGGGCTTGGCAAGTGAACCAGAAAGGAGCGCTCTATCCCTGGCGTACTATTAATGGGGAAGAGGCGAGCGCTTACTATGCTTCCGGTACAGCCCAGTACCACATCAATGCGGACATCATGTATGCAATGAAGAAGTATGTTGATGTGACCGGTGATAGGGATTTTCTATATGAATACGGTGCGGAAATGCTCATCGAAACGGCGCGCCTTTGGGTGGATTTGGGCTTCTTCTCCGAGCGGCGCGGAGGAAAGTTTTGTGTTCACGGTGTGACCGGCCCCGACGAGTACAACACGGTTGTGGACAACAACACTTTTACCAACTTGATGGCCCGGGAAAATCTCCGCTATGCGATTTCCGCATTAGCTGAACTCCAAGAAGTAAAACCCGGTCTGTACGAGAAGCTTATAAGCAAAACCATGCTGGATCATACTGAAATTGCCAATTGGGAAAAAGCAGCCGGGAACATGTACATCCCGTATGACGACAATCTGGGAATCCATCCGCAAGACGACAACTTTTTGGACAAGAAACCCTGGGATTGGGACACTCCGTTAGAGAAATATCCGCTGCTCTTGTATCATCATCCTCTTGTGATCTATCGCCATCAGGTTATCAAGCAGGCCGATATTGTGTTGGCGATGTTTTTGCTGGGCAACGAGTTTTCTTGGGAGCAAAAGAAGCGGAATTTCGATTTCTACGATCCGCTGACTACAGGTGATTCCTCACTTTCGGTGTGTATCCAGTCCATTATGGCTTTTGAGCTGGGATACCGGCGACAAGCCTTGGACTACTTTAGGTACGCCTTGCTCATGGATCTCTCCGATGTGGGAGGTAATGTCCGGGATGGTTGCCACATTGCCTCTATGGGGGGGACTTGGATGGCATTGGTTTATGGGTTTGCAGGTTTGCGCGACTATAACGGCCGTATTCGCTTTGATCCGGAAAATCCGGGTGGTGAGGAAGCAGGGATCAAGTTTCCTTTGAGAGTTCGCGGCCAGGACCTGATTGTCGATATTCAGAAAGACCAGGCGTCCTATTGCTTACAGAAGGGGGCAGGCCTGACAATCGAACACCAGGGCGAAGTGTTGGATTTGATTGAAGGAGTGCCTGTTTGCAGGGAAATCCGCCCCCGGGGGACGAGCGAGAGTGTCTTCTGA